The proteins below come from a single Dermatophilaceae bacterium Soc4.6 genomic window:
- a CDS encoding prevent-host-death protein, with amino-acid sequence MSGDRVTFVGDAMAAVVQGIAEAHALIGRPPVVVGGLAVLARLSNPYRATVDLDVVDRRQGPASQLEVLRAGAGAEPLEPAAVLLQTRFGPVKIDVLEVRQIELDRPSDDPGDRLYASARAWAHDTATDLTIEVLLSGHSSITVTTLVAEPGPLIAMKLQAVENRSSNKQGTDLLDIVRLLLDPATRPPALAQITSVAPAVAHDMALHVDL; translated from the coding sequence GTGTCTGGTGACCGGGTCACCTTCGTCGGTGACGCGATGGCCGCCGTCGTCCAGGGGATCGCCGAAGCACACGCCCTAATCGGTCGACCGCCGGTCGTCGTGGGCGGGCTCGCCGTACTGGCCCGCCTGTCGAACCCCTACCGCGCCACCGTCGACCTCGACGTCGTCGACCGTCGACAGGGACCCGCTTCCCAGCTCGAGGTCCTCCGGGCAGGGGCCGGTGCTGAGCCGCTCGAGCCGGCGGCGGTGCTCCTCCAAACCCGCTTCGGGCCGGTAAAGATCGACGTGCTCGAGGTCCGCCAGATCGAACTCGACCGACCCAGCGACGACCCCGGTGACCGGCTATACGCCTCTGCCCGCGCCTGGGCCCACGACACGGCGACCGACCTCACGATCGAGGTGCTCCTCTCCGGCCACTCGAGCATTACCGTCACCACGCTCGTCGCAGAACCCGGACCGCTCATCGCTATGAAGCTCCAGGCGGTAGAGAACAGGTCGAGCAACAAGCAAGGCACCGACCTGCTCGACATCGTCCGCCTTTTGCTCGACCCAGCAACACGACCCCCGGCGTTGGCGCAGATCACCAGCGTCGCCCCGGCGGTCGCCCACGACATGGCCCTGCACGTGGACTTGTAG